The Amycolatopsis sp. DG1A-15b genome window below encodes:
- the pruA gene encoding L-glutamate gamma-semialdehyde dehydrogenase: protein MDAVTQTPAPTNEPVLTYAPGSAERAELEGALKRLGQAEPVDLTVTIGGEQRPGGGERIDVVQPHNHRHVLGTIHSATQQDTIDAIAAAAEAAPEWRALSYDDRAAILLRAADLLTGKWRATLNAATMLGQSKTATQAEIDSACELADFWRFNVEFGRRILAEQPISSPGVWNRMEHRPLEGFVYAITPFNFTAIAGNLPTAPALMGNTVLWKPSPTQSFAAHLTMRLLEEAGLPPGVINLLPGDGKAVSEVALTHRDLAGIHFTGSTATFQHLWGTVGANIAGYRGYPRLVGETGGKDFVLAHPSADVDVLRTALVRGAFEYQGQKCSAASRAYIPRSVWNELKDGLVAETEALSYGDVTDLSHFGGAVIDRRAFTKHSDLFDRVENDASVEVLTGGTADDSVGFFVKPTILVSDDPKHEIFSTEYFGPILSVHVYEDGGFDDVLKLIDSSAAYALTGAVIANDRTAVAKASEALKFSAGNFYVNDKPTGAVVGQQPFGGARASGTNDKAGSIFNLLRWTSPRSIKETFVPPTSVRYPHQG from the coding sequence GTGGACGCCGTCACCCAGACCCCCGCCCCGACGAACGAGCCGGTGCTGACCTACGCGCCGGGCAGCGCCGAGCGCGCCGAGCTCGAGGGTGCGCTGAAGCGGCTGGGCCAGGCGGAACCCGTCGACCTCACGGTGACCATCGGCGGCGAGCAGCGCCCCGGCGGCGGCGAGCGGATCGACGTCGTCCAGCCGCACAACCACCGGCACGTGCTGGGCACCATCCACAGCGCGACGCAGCAGGACACCATCGACGCCATCGCGGCCGCCGCCGAGGCCGCGCCCGAGTGGCGTGCGCTGTCCTACGACGACCGCGCGGCGATCCTGCTGCGCGCCGCCGACCTGCTGACCGGCAAGTGGCGCGCCACGCTGAACGCCGCCACCATGCTCGGCCAGTCGAAGACCGCGACCCAGGCCGAGATCGACTCCGCCTGCGAGCTCGCCGACTTCTGGCGCTTCAACGTCGAGTTCGGCCGCCGCATCCTCGCCGAGCAGCCGATCAGCTCGCCGGGCGTGTGGAACCGGATGGAGCACCGCCCCCTGGAGGGCTTCGTCTACGCGATCACGCCGTTCAACTTCACCGCGATCGCCGGGAACCTGCCCACCGCGCCCGCGCTGATGGGCAACACCGTGCTGTGGAAGCCGTCGCCGACGCAGTCCTTCGCCGCGCACCTGACCATGCGGCTGCTCGAAGAGGCGGGCCTGCCGCCGGGCGTGATCAACCTGCTGCCGGGCGACGGCAAGGCCGTCTCCGAGGTCGCGCTGACCCACCGCGACCTGGCCGGCATCCACTTCACCGGCTCGACCGCGACCTTCCAGCACCTCTGGGGCACGGTCGGCGCGAACATCGCGGGCTACCGCGGCTACCCGCGGCTGGTCGGCGAGACCGGTGGCAAGGACTTCGTGCTCGCGCACCCCTCCGCCGACGTCGACGTCCTGCGCACCGCGCTGGTGCGTGGCGCCTTCGAGTACCAGGGCCAGAAGTGCTCCGCCGCTTCGCGCGCGTACATCCCGCGCAGCGTCTGGAACGAGCTGAAGGACGGCCTGGTCGCCGAGACCGAGGCGCTGTCCTACGGCGACGTCACCGACCTGTCGCACTTCGGTGGCGCGGTCATCGACCGGCGCGCGTTCACCAAGCACTCGGATCTCTTCGACCGCGTCGAGAACGACGCCTCGGTGGAGGTCCTCACCGGCGGGACCGCCGACGACAGCGTCGGGTTCTTCGTGAAGCCGACGATCCTCGTCTCGGACGACCCGAAGCACGAGATCTTCTCGACCGAGTACTTCGGCCCGATCCTCTCGGTGCACGTCTACGAGGACGGCGGCTTCGACGACGTCCTGAAGCTGATCGACTCCTCCGCCGCGTACGCGCTGACCGGCGCGGTGATCGCGAACGACCGCACGGCCGTCGCGAAGGCGTCCGAGGCGCTGAAGTTTTCCGCGGGCAACTTCTACGTCAACGACAAGCCGACCGGCGCCGTCGTCGGCCAGCAGCCCTTCGGCGGGGCGCGGGCTTCGGGCACCAACGACAAGGCCGGCTCGATCTTCAACCTGCTCCGCTGGACGAGCCCCCGCTCGATCAAGGAGACGTTCGTGCCGCCGACCTCCGTGCGCTACCCGCACCAGGGCTGA
- a CDS encoding DUF6596 domain-containing protein, producing the protein MDDALLRSLTPGVLGVLVRRGAEFAAAEDAVQEALVEALRVWPSDSPRDPKGWLVTVAWRKFLDATRADAARRKREDVLDAEVAPGPAAAVDDTLQLYFLCAHPSLTPSSAVALTLRAVGGLTTRQIAQAYLVPEATMAQRISRAKRTVSGVRFDQPGDVATVLRVLYLVFNEGYSGDVDLAAEAIRLTRQLAASIDHPEVAGLLALMLLHHARRASRTTDGGALIPLAEQDRSRWDTALITEGVAVLQRALSRDRLGEFQAQAAIAALHADAQDAAETDWVQIVEWYDELVRLTGSPVVRLNRAVAVGEADGPRAGLAALAEVADTVPRHTAVSAYLHERDGELETAAKLYAEAAAKAASLPEVDHLTRQAARLNTRR; encoded by the coding sequence GTGGACGACGCCCTGCTCCGGAGCCTGACCCCGGGCGTCCTGGGCGTCCTCGTCCGGCGCGGAGCCGAGTTCGCGGCGGCCGAGGACGCCGTCCAGGAGGCGCTCGTCGAGGCGCTGCGCGTCTGGCCGTCCGATTCGCCACGGGATCCGAAGGGCTGGCTGGTCACCGTGGCGTGGCGCAAGTTCCTCGACGCGACCCGGGCGGACGCCGCCCGCCGCAAGCGCGAGGACGTCCTCGACGCCGAGGTGGCCCCCGGCCCCGCGGCGGCCGTGGACGACACGCTCCAGCTGTACTTCCTGTGCGCGCACCCGTCGCTGACGCCGTCGTCGGCGGTCGCGCTCACGCTGCGGGCCGTCGGCGGGCTGACCACGCGGCAGATCGCGCAGGCGTACCTGGTGCCCGAGGCGACCATGGCGCAGCGCATCAGCCGCGCCAAGCGGACCGTGTCGGGGGTGCGGTTCGACCAGCCCGGCGACGTCGCGACCGTGCTGCGCGTCCTGTACCTGGTCTTCAACGAGGGGTATTCCGGGGACGTCGACCTCGCGGCCGAAGCGATTCGGCTGACCCGGCAGCTCGCGGCGTCCATCGACCACCCGGAGGTGGCCGGGCTGCTCGCGCTGATGCTGCTGCACCACGCCCGGCGTGCCTCCCGGACGACGGACGGCGGCGCCCTGATCCCGCTGGCCGAGCAGGACCGGTCCCGGTGGGATACGGCGCTGATCACCGAAGGGGTGGCCGTCCTGCAGCGGGCGCTGTCCCGCGACCGGCTGGGCGAGTTCCAGGCCCAGGCGGCCATCGCGGCCCTGCACGCCGACGCGCAGGACGCCGCGGAGACCGACTGGGTGCAGATCGTCGAGTGGTACGACGAGCTCGTCCGCCTGACCGGCAGCCCGGTCGTGCGGCTCAACCGCGCGGTCGCCGTCGGCGAGGCGGACGGACCACGGGCCGGCCTGGCGGCGCTCGCGGAAGTGGCCGACACGGTCCCGCGCCACACAGCGGTGTCGGCCTACCTCCACGAGCGCGACGGCGAGCTGGAGACGGCGGCGAAGCTCTACGCCGAGGCGGCGGCGAAGGCGGCCAGCCTCCCCGAAGTCGACCACCTGACCCGCCAGGCCGCCCGCCTCAACACCCGCCGCTGA
- a CDS encoding YciI family protein, whose product MAKYLLLKHYRGAPAPANCDTTIDQWTPEEITAHIQYMQDFGDKLVATGEFVEHQALAPEGTFVRYDGEGRPPVTDGPFPETKDLIAGWTVIDVDSYERALELAAELSAAPGPGGEPIHEWLELRPFLAAPPTITE is encoded by the coding sequence ATGGCCAAGTACCTGCTGCTGAAGCACTACCGCGGCGCGCCGGCCCCGGCCAACTGCGACACGACCATCGACCAGTGGACGCCGGAGGAGATCACGGCGCACATCCAGTACATGCAGGACTTCGGGGACAAGCTCGTGGCCACCGGCGAGTTCGTCGAGCACCAGGCGCTCGCCCCGGAAGGGACGTTCGTCCGCTACGACGGCGAGGGGCGGCCGCCGGTCACCGACGGGCCGTTCCCGGAGACCAAGGACCTCATCGCCGGCTGGACGGTGATCGACGTCGACAGCTACGAACGCGCCCTCGAACTGGCCGCGGAGCTGTCGGCCGCGCCCGGCCCGGGCGGGGAACCGATCCACGAGTGGCTCGAGCTGCGCCCGTTCCTGGCCGCGCCGCCGACCATCACGGAATGA
- a CDS encoding proline dehydrogenase family protein: protein MLRAPLLAAARSKGIRRLVEAVPATRSVVRRFVAGSEIADAVRVAGELAADGRRITLDHLGEDTTDAAQAAATVAAYEAVLTALAAEGLAEGADVSVKLSAVGQFLPSDGEDVALENARKICAAAEAVGATVTLDMEDHTTTDSTLGILRELRGEYPWVGAVLQAYLRRTEQDCRELAGPGSRVRLCKGAYAEPESVAFAEKAEVDKSYVRCLRVLMAGRGYPMVASHDPRMIEIAAALAEEHSRKDDDHEFQMLYGIRPEEQARIAASGARMRVYVPYGDEWYGYFMRRLAERPANLAFFLRGLATKS from the coding sequence ATGCTGCGTGCCCCGCTGCTCGCCGCCGCCCGGTCGAAGGGCATCCGGCGGCTCGTCGAGGCCGTGCCCGCCACGCGGTCCGTGGTGCGCCGGTTCGTGGCCGGGTCGGAGATCGCCGACGCCGTCCGCGTGGCCGGGGAACTGGCCGCGGACGGGCGCCGGATCACCCTCGACCACCTGGGCGAGGACACCACCGACGCCGCGCAGGCGGCGGCGACCGTGGCGGCCTACGAAGCCGTGCTGACCGCGCTGGCCGCGGAAGGCCTGGCCGAGGGGGCGGACGTCTCGGTGAAGCTGTCGGCGGTGGGACAGTTCCTGCCGTCGGACGGCGAGGACGTCGCCTTGGAGAACGCGCGGAAGATCTGCGCGGCGGCCGAGGCGGTCGGCGCCACCGTGACGCTCGACATGGAGGACCACACCACCACGGACTCGACGCTCGGCATCCTGCGCGAGCTGCGTGGCGAGTACCCGTGGGTGGGCGCGGTGCTGCAGGCCTACCTGCGCCGCACCGAGCAGGACTGCCGGGAGCTGGCCGGCCCCGGGTCGCGGGTGCGGCTGTGCAAGGGCGCGTACGCGGAGCCCGAGTCGGTCGCGTTCGCGGAGAAGGCCGAAGTGGACAAGTCGTACGTCCGTTGCCTGCGCGTCCTGATGGCGGGGCGCGGTTACCCGATGGTGGCGTCGCACGACCCGCGGATGATCGAGATCGCCGCCGCGCTGGCCGAAGAGCACAGCCGGAAGGACGACGACCACGAGTTCCAGATGCTCTACGGCATCCGGCCCGAGGAGCAGGCGCGGATCGCGGCTTCGGGGGCGCGCATGCGCGTCTACGTGCCCTACGGCGACGAGTGGTACGGCTACTTCATGCGGCGCCTGGCCGAGCGCCCGGCGAACCTGGCGTTCTTCCTGCGCGGGCTCGCGACGAAATCCTGA
- a CDS encoding VOC family protein, translated as MVLPRLEHVGIVVGDIEAAKAFFAELGLEVEGENTVEGRAVDRIVGLAGVRSDVAMLRTPDGHGKLELIRYRTPAGPGGDPEAPANAPGLRHILFEVAGIEDVLARLQPHGGELVGELVQYEDSFKLCYVRGPEGIIVELAERIG; from the coding sequence ATGGTTCTGCCACGACTGGAGCACGTCGGCATCGTCGTCGGTGACATCGAGGCGGCGAAGGCCTTCTTCGCCGAGCTCGGGCTCGAGGTCGAGGGGGAGAACACGGTCGAGGGCCGGGCGGTCGACCGGATCGTCGGGCTGGCCGGCGTCCGGTCGGACGTGGCGATGCTGCGGACGCCGGACGGCCACGGGAAGCTGGAGCTGATCCGGTACCGGACGCCGGCGGGACCGGGCGGGGACCCGGAGGCGCCGGCGAACGCGCCCGGCCTGCGGCACATCCTGTTCGAAGTGGCCGGCATCGAAGACGTCCTGGCGCGCCTGCAACCGCACGGCGGCGAGCTCGTCGGCGAGCTGGTGCAGTACGAGGACAGCTTCAAGCTCTGCTACGTCCGCGGGCCCGAAGGGATCATCGTCGAGCTGGCCGAGCGGATCGGCTGA
- a CDS encoding helix-turn-helix domain-containing protein, which produces MTSLRHVLATLGEPLVEVVVAPHGLGVAVTDVVILDPEDPLEASPGDLVLVIGARGRAAAPAIRAAGRGGAAAVAVKGATGADVAADAGVALLTVGAEARWEQVESLARGVVEAARAGGEAAGGEVLGDLFALAQTIATLTGGLVSIEDTANRVLAYSRAGDEVDELRRLSILGREGPERYLAMLREWGVYQRLRAGEGIVRIDERPELGIRRRIAAGIHAGKQPLGTIWVQEGAQPLTERAETALLGASRTLAPQLIRARTLPSPELRLREDLLASLLEGRLDAESVADDIGADPARPAQVLAFSLERSDNRQLRRAELVHLIAVHTAAYRRSALVSVIGGRVYALLPDLPEHSDAAVLALAREIAATARRHLDVPVRAALGGVVPRLSEAAASRGDADRVLAAMTRGHWAADVASLADVRAEVLLSEVLAFLDAQPRIRDPRLTTLVEHDTEHGGILVPAVLAWLNAFGDVRAAARVLNIHPNTVRYRVRRAAEVSGVDFEDPAQRLLTQLQLRLRPC; this is translated from the coding sequence ATAACGTCATTGCGCCACGTCCTGGCGACGCTGGGCGAGCCGCTCGTCGAGGTCGTCGTGGCCCCGCACGGCCTGGGCGTCGCGGTCACCGACGTCGTCATCCTCGACCCCGAAGACCCCCTGGAGGCCTCCCCCGGCGACCTGGTGCTGGTGATCGGCGCCCGCGGCCGGGCGGCGGCCCCGGCCATCCGCGCGGCCGGGCGCGGCGGCGCGGCCGCGGTGGCGGTCAAGGGCGCGACCGGTGCCGACGTCGCCGCCGACGCGGGCGTCGCGCTGCTCACGGTCGGGGCGGAGGCGCGCTGGGAGCAGGTCGAATCGCTGGCGCGCGGAGTCGTCGAGGCCGCCCGCGCGGGCGGGGAGGCGGCCGGCGGCGAGGTGCTCGGCGACCTGTTCGCCCTGGCCCAGACGATCGCGACGCTCACCGGCGGCCTGGTCAGCATCGAGGACACGGCGAACCGCGTGCTCGCGTATTCGCGGGCGGGCGACGAGGTCGACGAGCTGCGCCGGCTGTCGATCCTCGGCCGCGAAGGCCCGGAACGCTACCTCGCGATGCTGCGCGAATGGGGCGTCTACCAGCGGCTCCGCGCCGGGGAAGGGATCGTCCGGATCGACGAACGGCCCGAGCTCGGCATCCGCCGCCGCATCGCGGCGGGCATCCACGCGGGCAAGCAGCCGCTCGGCACGATCTGGGTCCAGGAGGGCGCCCAGCCGCTCACCGAACGGGCCGAGACGGCGCTGCTCGGGGCGAGCCGCACCCTGGCCCCGCAGCTGATCCGGGCCCGCACGCTGCCGAGCCCGGAGCTGCGGCTGCGCGAAGACCTCCTGGCCAGCCTCCTGGAAGGGCGGCTGGACGCGGAGTCCGTCGCCGACGACATCGGCGCGGATCCCGCGCGGCCGGCCCAGGTCCTGGCGTTTTCTTTGGAGCGCTCCGACAACCGGCAGCTGCGACGCGCCGAACTCGTCCACCTGATCGCCGTCCACACGGCGGCCTACCGGCGCAGCGCGCTGGTGAGCGTGATCGGCGGCCGCGTCTACGCGCTGCTGCCGGACCTGCCCGAGCACTCCGACGCGGCGGTGCTGGCGCTGGCCCGCGAAATCGCCGCCACGGCCCGCCGGCACCTGGACGTCCCGGTGCGGGCGGCCCTCGGCGGCGTCGTACCCCGCCTGTCGGAGGCGGCGGCCTCCCGCGGCGACGCCGACCGCGTCCTGGCGGCGATGACGCGCGGGCACTGGGCCGCGGACGTCGCCTCGCTCGCCGACGTCCGCGCCGAAGTGCTGCTGTCGGAGGTGCTGGCCTTCCTGGACGCGCAGCCGCGGATCCGCGACCCGCGGCTGACGACCCTGGTGGAGCACGACACCGAGCACGGCGGCATCCTCGTGCCGGCGGTCCTGGCCTGGCTGAACGCGTTCGGCGACGTCCGCGCGGCGGCGCGGGTGCTGAACATCCACCCGAACACGGTCCGGTATCGCGTCCGCCGCGCGGCCGAGGTGTCCGGAGTGGACTTCGAGGACCCGGCTCAGCGGCTGTTGACTCAGCTGCAATTGAGGCTTCGACCCTGCTAG
- a CDS encoding DUF2630 family protein, translating into MADGEILGRIDELIAEEHELRSRSVGVGLSGGDKDRLTAVEQQLDQCWDLLRQRRAKTEFHENPDEAAARPVSEVESYRQ; encoded by the coding sequence ATGGCCGACGGCGAGATCCTGGGCCGGATCGACGAGCTGATCGCGGAGGAGCACGAGCTCCGGTCGCGCTCGGTCGGCGTGGGACTGAGCGGCGGCGACAAGGATCGCCTCACCGCGGTCGAGCAGCAGCTCGACCAGTGCTGGGACCTGCTCCGGCAGCGGCGCGCGAAAACGGAGTTCCACGAGAACCCGGACGAGGCCGCGGCCCGGCCGGTCTCCGAGGTGGAGTCCTACCGGCAGTAG
- a CDS encoding thioredoxin family protein has product MSTVELTAENFDQTVNDNEFVLIDFWASWCGPCRQFAPVYEKASEKHDDLVFASVDTEAQQQLAAAFDVRSIPTLAIIRDKTLIYAQPGALPEPALEELIKQAREVDMDEVKRKAAEAEAEQA; this is encoded by the coding sequence ATGAGCACCGTTGAGCTGACTGCCGAGAACTTCGACCAGACGGTAAACGACAACGAGTTCGTCCTGATCGACTTCTGGGCGAGCTGGTGCGGGCCGTGCCGCCAGTTCGCGCCGGTCTACGAGAAGGCCTCCGAGAAGCACGACGACCTCGTGTTCGCGAGCGTCGACACCGAAGCGCAGCAGCAGCTCGCCGCCGCCTTCGACGTCCGCTCCATCCCGACGCTGGCCATCATCCGCGACAAGACGCTGATCTACGCCCAGCCGGGCGCGCTGCCCGAGCCCGCCCTCGAAGAGCTCATCAAGCAGGCTCGCGAGGTCGACATGGACGAGGTCAAGCGCAAGGCCGCCGAAGCCGAGGCCGAACAGGCCTGA
- a CDS encoding alpha/beta hydrolase, which produces MRRRRTRLLAALFTLTAAASCAAGPSVRPALVENDGKTTGATPARTPGVPLPPLGEPQSPTLKWADCDDDTRQRIGTPGVPDGLHFTCARVTAPLDAPGEPRRSVVRLLALKVGSGPVPLVVVNDVDGDPGTVYAARLAATLPPAFLEKFSLIGLDRRGTGLSGAAQCVPADIRHDLVDADPAQGGLGDVLDAARKAGQQCAIELDDSQTALDSWRGAGDLDELRKQLGMERLDALGHGDGSKVLAEYAVRFPGQVGRVVLDGVPDPGADMAAVLDAVAAGAQSTLDAFAADCAARHCALGDPKAALSALTDQLRRTPPSTDEDVVFGPGVAMYAVYTGLSQRSRWPELADAITAARAGDIGPLSAFAAPVLHDTRAQPSRIDATIATRCNDSQTRLSADQLDQVVAGMRGKYPQFGAVIAQQLAWCGPWPVRTEPLPAPGAPGAPPILVAATATDPITPQVGSTRAADQMPSAVTITWQGTGHGALGASSCVTDAARAFLVDGKIPADGTLCPA; this is translated from the coding sequence GTGCGCCGCCGCCGTACCCGTCTCCTGGCCGCGCTGTTCACCCTGACCGCCGCGGCGAGCTGCGCCGCGGGGCCGTCGGTGCGCCCGGCGCTGGTCGAGAACGACGGGAAGACGACCGGCGCCACGCCCGCCCGGACCCCCGGGGTCCCGCTGCCGCCGCTGGGCGAGCCGCAGTCGCCGACGCTGAAGTGGGCCGACTGCGACGACGACACCCGCCAGCGCATCGGCACCCCCGGCGTCCCGGACGGCCTGCACTTCACCTGCGCCCGCGTCACCGCGCCGCTCGACGCCCCCGGCGAGCCGCGGCGCTCGGTGGTGCGGCTGCTGGCGCTGAAGGTCGGCAGCGGGCCGGTGCCGCTGGTCGTGGTCAACGACGTCGACGGCGACCCGGGCACCGTGTACGCCGCGCGGCTGGCCGCGACGCTGCCGCCCGCGTTCCTGGAGAAGTTCTCGCTGATCGGCCTGGACCGGCGCGGCACCGGGCTCTCCGGCGCCGCCCAGTGCGTCCCCGCCGACATCCGGCACGACCTCGTCGACGCCGACCCGGCGCAGGGCGGCCTGGGCGACGTGCTGGACGCGGCCCGCAAGGCCGGCCAGCAGTGCGCCATCGAGCTGGACGACTCCCAGACCGCGCTGGACAGCTGGCGCGGCGCGGGCGACCTCGACGAGCTGCGCAAGCAACTCGGCATGGAGCGGCTCGACGCGCTCGGCCACGGTGACGGCTCGAAGGTGCTGGCCGAGTACGCGGTGCGCTTCCCCGGCCAGGTCGGGCGCGTCGTCCTCGACGGCGTACCGGACCCGGGCGCCGACATGGCCGCGGTCCTCGACGCCGTCGCCGCCGGCGCGCAGTCCACACTGGACGCTTTCGCCGCGGACTGCGCGGCGCGGCACTGCGCCCTCGGCGACCCCAAGGCGGCGCTGTCCGCGCTCACCGACCAGCTGCGGCGCACCCCGCCGTCGACCGACGAGGACGTCGTGTTCGGCCCGGGCGTCGCGATGTACGCCGTCTACACGGGACTTTCGCAGCGCTCGCGGTGGCCGGAGCTGGCCGACGCGATCACCGCCGCGCGCGCCGGGGACATCGGCCCGCTTTCGGCGTTCGCCGCGCCGGTGCTGCACGACACGCGCGCCCAGCCGTCGCGGATCGACGCGACGATCGCGACCCGCTGCAACGACAGCCAGACCCGGCTCTCGGCCGACCAGCTCGACCAGGTCGTGGCCGGGATGCGCGGCAAGTACCCGCAGTTCGGCGCGGTCATCGCCCAGCAGCTGGCCTGGTGCGGCCCGTGGCCGGTGCGCACCGAGCCGCTGCCGGCGCCGGGCGCGCCGGGCGCCCCGCCGATCCTGGTCGCGGCCACCGCGACGGACCCGATCACGCCGCAGGTCGGCAGCACCCGCGCGGCCGACCAGATGCCGTCCGCGGTGACCATCACCTGGCAGGGCACGGGCCACGGTGCCCTCGGCGCCTCCTCGTGCGTCACCGACGCGGCCCGCGCCTTCCTGGTCGACGGCAAGATCCCGGCCGACGGCACCCTCTGCCCCGCCTGA